In Nymphaea colorata isolate Beijing-Zhang1983 chromosome 3, ASM883128v2, whole genome shotgun sequence, a genomic segment contains:
- the LOC116250170 gene encoding probable serine/threonine-protein kinase WNK3 isoform X3: MMSGSTTATDASSEQETDESDSGFVEVDPSGRYGRYKEVLGKGAFKTVYKAFDELEGIEVAWNQIKVTDVLRSSDNLERLYSEVHLLKTLKHKNIIKFYASWVDTKMDTINFITEVFTSGTLRQYRKKHKHVDLRALKNWSRQILSGLTYLHSHDPPVIHRDLKCDNIFVNGNQGEVKIGDLGLAAILRQAHAAHSVIGTPEFMAPELYEEEYNELVDIYAFGMCLLELVTFEYPYNECTNAAQIYKKVTSGIKPASLNKVKDPGVKQFIEKCIADVSQRLPASELLKDPFLRSDGENESTVNPSYSKETCSSQQEDNVHASDKNLSVIKDEQCEGGRDFTVKGQRKDVNTIFLRLRIADSRGHVRNIHFPFDIEADTAISVASEMVTELDLTDQDVTTIAEMIDQEIQAHVPGWLPGESFEDAPSGDQETVPQNFEADTVEEPCPLMGESNCQPGELVLEHLPSGRQYWSDSPKGLNGGSPVKSTHSDVSFHMGPHPKVDDNNVGTVDHFKMDEIMNSTILSPIDEDFDTSSTGSKETEDIAPSSQNEAEQATYGELKVDIEQESQLKSSEDRLVGNDVDTNTIEHVDISVDAGSVGGSLKKPILLPREGEPEDLNLAIQKLVNLFSEQQHEIEMLQRKHHLAIRELLNEVPPELHNRILNICPLKVQYCHANNEMLFGAPNCLPESTEEQSTQSKNGCPTEFPGGSNNKNLESKHLLDNQNSQELRNGASSSRSGETLFLDCVQRMPSYEDLVGLGGGKSHDGEVTSQIGKYVGNGNLKALSNEHSVRENVQPKLIRGLPGSSSAVHIFGKTGKWDAASENHTGTPVFRDRSNLLKGNTRNSDMGIAVILDEALAISSAEEEAPEFPPI; encoded by the exons ATGATGTCGGGATCGACGACGGCGACGGATGCGTCGTCGGAACAGGAGACGGACGAGTCGGATTCCGGATTCGTGGAGGTTGATCCTTCGGGACGGTATGGACGG TACAAGGAAGTGTTGGGCAAGGGGGCCTTTAAGACAGT TTACAAAGCATTCGATGAATTGGAGGGAATTGAGGTTGCGTGGAACCAGATTAAGGTGACGGACGTCCTGCGGAGCTCAGACAACCTTGAGCGCCTCTATTCAGAAGTGCATTTGCTCAAGACGCTGAAGCACAAGAACATCATCAAGTTCTATGCGTCATGGGTCGATACGAAGATGGATACCATCAACTTCATCACTGAGGTTTTCACATCGGGCACATTGAGGCA GTATCGGAAGAAGCATAAGCATGTAGACTTGAGAGCATTGAAGAATTGGTCAAGACAAATCTTGAGTGGACTTACTTATCTTCACAGCCACGACCCACCTGTTATTCATCGGGACTTGAAGTGTGATAACATATTTGTAAATGGAAACCAAGGAGAAGTCAAAATAGGTGATCTTGGATTGGCTGCTATCCTTCGTCAGGCTCATGCTGCTCACAGTGTGATTG GAACTCCTGAATTCATGGCGCCAGAACTTTATGAAGAAGAATATAATGAGCTTGTTGACATCTATGCATTTGGAATGTGCTTGTTGGAGTTGGTTACATTTGAATACCCATATAATGAGTGTACAAATGCTGCTCAGATATACAAGAAAGTGACTTCA GGAATTAAACCTGCATCATTGAACAAGGTTAAAGATCCTGGGGTGAAACAGTTCATAGAAAAATGTATAGCAGATGTTTCACAGAGATTGCCTGCCAGTGAACTGCTAAAGGACCCGTTTCTTCGCTctgatggagaaaatgaaagCACAGTGAACCCTTCATATTCAAAGGAAACCTGTTCAAGCCAACAAG AAGATAATGTCCATGCATCAGACAAAAACTTGTCAGTCATTAAGGATGAACAATGTGAGGGTGGCAGAGACTTTACTGTGAAAGGACAAAGAAAGGATGtcaacacaatttttttaaggCTTCGAATTGCAGATTCTAGAG GTCATGTTCGTAACATTCACTTTCCTTTCGATATTGAGGCTGACACTGCAATTAGTGTTGCTAGTGAAATGGTCACTGAGTTGGATCTTACCGATCAAGATGTTACTACAATTGCTGAGATGATTGATCAGGAAATACAGGCTCATGTTCCTGGTTGGTTGCCTGGAGAATCCTTTGAAGATGCTCCATCTGGGGACCAGGAAACTGTTCCACAAAATTTTGAGGCTGACACAGTTGAGGAGCCATGTCCATTAATGGGGGAATCTAATTGTCAACCTGGGGAGCTTGTTTTGGAGCATCTTCCTTCAGGACGTCAGTATTGGTCTGATTCTCCAAAGGGCTTGAATGGGGGTTCTCCAGTGAAGTCCACTCATTCAGATGTATCTTTTCATATGGGTCCACATCCAAAAGTTGATGATAATAATGTTGGTACTGTTGATCACTTCAAAATGGATGAAATTATGAATTCAACTATCCTAAGTCCTATTGATGAAGATTTTGATACATCAAGCACTGGAAGCAAAGAAACTGAGGACATTGCACCATCATCACAAAATGAAGCAGAGCAAGCAACATATGGAGAGCTTAAAGTTGATATTGAGCAGGAAAGTCAGTTAAAATCTTCTGAGGATCGTTTGGTTGGAAATGATGTTGATACCAATACCATAGAGCATGTTGACATATCTGTTGATGCCGGATCTGTTGGTGGCTCTTTGAAGAAGCCCATCCTTTTGCCAAGGGAAGGCGAGCCAGAAGATCTCAACCTGGCTATCCAGAAGCTTGTAAATCTATTCTCAGAGCAGCAACATGAGATTGAGATGCTGCAGAGAAAGCATCATCTTGCTATAAGAGAATTATTAAATGAAGTTCCTCCTGAACTCCACAATAGAATTTTAAATATATGTCCCTTGAAGGTTCAATATTGTCACGCAAACAATGAGATGCTTTTTGGTGCACCAAACTGCTTACCTGAATCTACAGAGGAGCAGTCAACTCAATCCAAAAATGGATGCCCCACAGAATTTCCAGGGGGTAGCAACAATAAGAACCTTGAGTCAAAACATTTGCTCGACAATCAAAATAGTCAGGAATTACGGAATGGCGCTTCTTCATCAAGGAGTGGAGAAACTCTTTTCTTGGATTGTGTTCAGAGGATGCCTTCATATGAGGATTTGGTGGGCCTTGGTGGTGGTAAATCACATGATGGTGAAGTAACATCTCAGATAGGAAAGTATGTTGGCAATGGAAATTTGAAGGCTTTATCCAATGAACATTCGGTTCGGGAAAATGTTCAGCCTAAGCTTATCAGGGGCTTGCCTGGTAGTTCCAGTGCTGTTCACATTTTCGGAAAGACTGGGAAATGGGATGCTGCATCTGAAAATCATACAGGGACACCTGTCTTCAGAGACAGGTCAAATTTGTTGAAAGGAAACACGAGAAATTCTGATATGGGTATTGCTGTAATATTAGATGAGGCTTTAGCCATTTCTAGTGCTGAGGAGGAAGCACCTGAGTTTCCACCAATATGA
- the LOC116250170 gene encoding probable serine/threonine-protein kinase WNK2 isoform X1, producing MMSGSTTATDASSEQETDESDSGFVEVDPSGRYGRYKEVLGKGAFKTVYKAFDELEGIEVAWNQIKVTDVLRSSDNLERLYSEVHLLKTLKHKNIIKFYASWVDTKMDTINFITEVFTSGTLRQYRKKHKHVDLRALKNWSRQILSGLTYLHSHDPPVIHRDLKCDNIFVNGNQGEVKIGDLGLAAILRQAHAAHSVIGTPEFMAPELYEEEYNELVDIYAFGMCLLELVTFEYPYNECTNAAQIYKKVTSGIKPASLNKVKDPGVKQFIEKCIADVSQRLPASELLKDPFLRSDGENESTVNPSYSKETCSSQQGEKPKLETGECTSVATAGDEALFSEDNVHASDKNLSVIKDEQCEGGRDFTVKGQRKDVNTIFLRLRIADSRGHVRNIHFPFDIEADTAISVASEMVTELDLTDQDVTTIAEMIDQEIQAHVPGWLPGESFEDAPSGDQETVPQNFEADTVEEPCPLMGESNCQPGELVLEHLPSGRQYWSDSPKGLNGGSPVKSTHSDVSFHMGPHPKVDDNNVGTVDHFKMDEIMNSTILSPIDEDFDTSSTGSKETEDIAPSSQNEAEQATYGELKVDIEQESQLKSSEDRLVGNDVDTNTIEHVDISVDAGSVGGSLKKPILLPREGEPEDLNLAIQKLVNLFSEQQHEIEMLQRKHHLAIRELLNEVPPELHNRILNICPLKVQYCHANNEMLFGAPNCLPESTEEQSTQSKNGCPTEFPGGSNNKNLESKHLLDNQNSQELRNGASSSRSGETLFLDCVQRMPSYEDLVGLGGGKSHDGEVTSQIGKYVGNGNLKALSNEHSVRENVQPKLIRGLPGSSSAVHIFGKTGKWDAASENHTGTPVFRDRSNLLKGNTRNSDMGIAVILDEALAISSAEEEAPEFPPI from the exons ATGATGTCGGGATCGACGACGGCGACGGATGCGTCGTCGGAACAGGAGACGGACGAGTCGGATTCCGGATTCGTGGAGGTTGATCCTTCGGGACGGTATGGACGG TACAAGGAAGTGTTGGGCAAGGGGGCCTTTAAGACAGT TTACAAAGCATTCGATGAATTGGAGGGAATTGAGGTTGCGTGGAACCAGATTAAGGTGACGGACGTCCTGCGGAGCTCAGACAACCTTGAGCGCCTCTATTCAGAAGTGCATTTGCTCAAGACGCTGAAGCACAAGAACATCATCAAGTTCTATGCGTCATGGGTCGATACGAAGATGGATACCATCAACTTCATCACTGAGGTTTTCACATCGGGCACATTGAGGCA GTATCGGAAGAAGCATAAGCATGTAGACTTGAGAGCATTGAAGAATTGGTCAAGACAAATCTTGAGTGGACTTACTTATCTTCACAGCCACGACCCACCTGTTATTCATCGGGACTTGAAGTGTGATAACATATTTGTAAATGGAAACCAAGGAGAAGTCAAAATAGGTGATCTTGGATTGGCTGCTATCCTTCGTCAGGCTCATGCTGCTCACAGTGTGATTG GAACTCCTGAATTCATGGCGCCAGAACTTTATGAAGAAGAATATAATGAGCTTGTTGACATCTATGCATTTGGAATGTGCTTGTTGGAGTTGGTTACATTTGAATACCCATATAATGAGTGTACAAATGCTGCTCAGATATACAAGAAAGTGACTTCA GGAATTAAACCTGCATCATTGAACAAGGTTAAAGATCCTGGGGTGAAACAGTTCATAGAAAAATGTATAGCAGATGTTTCACAGAGATTGCCTGCCAGTGAACTGCTAAAGGACCCGTTTCTTCGCTctgatggagaaaatgaaagCACAGTGAACCCTTCATATTCAAAGGAAACCTGTTCAAGCCAACAAGGTGAGAAACCTAAGCTAGAAACTGGAGAATGTACTTCTGTGGCTACAGCTGGTGATGAAGCACTCTTTTCAGAAGATAATGTCCATGCATCAGACAAAAACTTGTCAGTCATTAAGGATGAACAATGTGAGGGTGGCAGAGACTTTACTGTGAAAGGACAAAGAAAGGATGtcaacacaatttttttaaggCTTCGAATTGCAGATTCTAGAG GTCATGTTCGTAACATTCACTTTCCTTTCGATATTGAGGCTGACACTGCAATTAGTGTTGCTAGTGAAATGGTCACTGAGTTGGATCTTACCGATCAAGATGTTACTACAATTGCTGAGATGATTGATCAGGAAATACAGGCTCATGTTCCTGGTTGGTTGCCTGGAGAATCCTTTGAAGATGCTCCATCTGGGGACCAGGAAACTGTTCCACAAAATTTTGAGGCTGACACAGTTGAGGAGCCATGTCCATTAATGGGGGAATCTAATTGTCAACCTGGGGAGCTTGTTTTGGAGCATCTTCCTTCAGGACGTCAGTATTGGTCTGATTCTCCAAAGGGCTTGAATGGGGGTTCTCCAGTGAAGTCCACTCATTCAGATGTATCTTTTCATATGGGTCCACATCCAAAAGTTGATGATAATAATGTTGGTACTGTTGATCACTTCAAAATGGATGAAATTATGAATTCAACTATCCTAAGTCCTATTGATGAAGATTTTGATACATCAAGCACTGGAAGCAAAGAAACTGAGGACATTGCACCATCATCACAAAATGAAGCAGAGCAAGCAACATATGGAGAGCTTAAAGTTGATATTGAGCAGGAAAGTCAGTTAAAATCTTCTGAGGATCGTTTGGTTGGAAATGATGTTGATACCAATACCATAGAGCATGTTGACATATCTGTTGATGCCGGATCTGTTGGTGGCTCTTTGAAGAAGCCCATCCTTTTGCCAAGGGAAGGCGAGCCAGAAGATCTCAACCTGGCTATCCAGAAGCTTGTAAATCTATTCTCAGAGCAGCAACATGAGATTGAGATGCTGCAGAGAAAGCATCATCTTGCTATAAGAGAATTATTAAATGAAGTTCCTCCTGAACTCCACAATAGAATTTTAAATATATGTCCCTTGAAGGTTCAATATTGTCACGCAAACAATGAGATGCTTTTTGGTGCACCAAACTGCTTACCTGAATCTACAGAGGAGCAGTCAACTCAATCCAAAAATGGATGCCCCACAGAATTTCCAGGGGGTAGCAACAATAAGAACCTTGAGTCAAAACATTTGCTCGACAATCAAAATAGTCAGGAATTACGGAATGGCGCTTCTTCATCAAGGAGTGGAGAAACTCTTTTCTTGGATTGTGTTCAGAGGATGCCTTCATATGAGGATTTGGTGGGCCTTGGTGGTGGTAAATCACATGATGGTGAAGTAACATCTCAGATAGGAAAGTATGTTGGCAATGGAAATTTGAAGGCTTTATCCAATGAACATTCGGTTCGGGAAAATGTTCAGCCTAAGCTTATCAGGGGCTTGCCTGGTAGTTCCAGTGCTGTTCACATTTTCGGAAAGACTGGGAAATGGGATGCTGCATCTGAAAATCATACAGGGACACCTGTCTTCAGAGACAGGTCAAATTTGTTGAAAGGAAACACGAGAAATTCTGATATGGGTATTGCTGTAATATTAGATGAGGCTTTAGCCATTTCTAGTGCTGAGGAGGAAGCACCTGAGTTTCCACCAATATGA
- the LOC116250170 gene encoding probable serine/threonine-protein kinase WNK2 isoform X2 produces MRRRNRRRTSRIPDSWRLILRDGMDGYKAFDELEGIEVAWNQIKVTDVLRSSDNLERLYSEVHLLKTLKHKNIIKFYASWVDTKMDTINFITEVFTSGTLRQYRKKHKHVDLRALKNWSRQILSGLTYLHSHDPPVIHRDLKCDNIFVNGNQGEVKIGDLGLAAILRQAHAAHSVIGTPEFMAPELYEEEYNELVDIYAFGMCLLELVTFEYPYNECTNAAQIYKKVTSGIKPASLNKVKDPGVKQFIEKCIADVSQRLPASELLKDPFLRSDGENESTVNPSYSKETCSSQQGEKPKLETGECTSVATAGDEALFSEDNVHASDKNLSVIKDEQCEGGRDFTVKGQRKDVNTIFLRLRIADSRGHVRNIHFPFDIEADTAISVASEMVTELDLTDQDVTTIAEMIDQEIQAHVPGWLPGESFEDAPSGDQETVPQNFEADTVEEPCPLMGESNCQPGELVLEHLPSGRQYWSDSPKGLNGGSPVKSTHSDVSFHMGPHPKVDDNNVGTVDHFKMDEIMNSTILSPIDEDFDTSSTGSKETEDIAPSSQNEAEQATYGELKVDIEQESQLKSSEDRLVGNDVDTNTIEHVDISVDAGSVGGSLKKPILLPREGEPEDLNLAIQKLVNLFSEQQHEIEMLQRKHHLAIRELLNEVPPELHNRILNICPLKVQYCHANNEMLFGAPNCLPESTEEQSTQSKNGCPTEFPGGSNNKNLESKHLLDNQNSQELRNGASSSRSGETLFLDCVQRMPSYEDLVGLGGGKSHDGEVTSQIGKYVGNGNLKALSNEHSVRENVQPKLIRGLPGSSSAVHIFGKTGKWDAASENHTGTPVFRDRSNLLKGNTRNSDMGIAVILDEALAISSAEEEAPEFPPI; encoded by the exons ATGCGTCGTCGGAACAGGAGACGGACGAGTCGGATTCCGGATTCGTGGAGGTTGATCCTTCGGGACGGTATGGACGG TTACAAAGCATTCGATGAATTGGAGGGAATTGAGGTTGCGTGGAACCAGATTAAGGTGACGGACGTCCTGCGGAGCTCAGACAACCTTGAGCGCCTCTATTCAGAAGTGCATTTGCTCAAGACGCTGAAGCACAAGAACATCATCAAGTTCTATGCGTCATGGGTCGATACGAAGATGGATACCATCAACTTCATCACTGAGGTTTTCACATCGGGCACATTGAGGCA GTATCGGAAGAAGCATAAGCATGTAGACTTGAGAGCATTGAAGAATTGGTCAAGACAAATCTTGAGTGGACTTACTTATCTTCACAGCCACGACCCACCTGTTATTCATCGGGACTTGAAGTGTGATAACATATTTGTAAATGGAAACCAAGGAGAAGTCAAAATAGGTGATCTTGGATTGGCTGCTATCCTTCGTCAGGCTCATGCTGCTCACAGTGTGATTG GAACTCCTGAATTCATGGCGCCAGAACTTTATGAAGAAGAATATAATGAGCTTGTTGACATCTATGCATTTGGAATGTGCTTGTTGGAGTTGGTTACATTTGAATACCCATATAATGAGTGTACAAATGCTGCTCAGATATACAAGAAAGTGACTTCA GGAATTAAACCTGCATCATTGAACAAGGTTAAAGATCCTGGGGTGAAACAGTTCATAGAAAAATGTATAGCAGATGTTTCACAGAGATTGCCTGCCAGTGAACTGCTAAAGGACCCGTTTCTTCGCTctgatggagaaaatgaaagCACAGTGAACCCTTCATATTCAAAGGAAACCTGTTCAAGCCAACAAGGTGAGAAACCTAAGCTAGAAACTGGAGAATGTACTTCTGTGGCTACAGCTGGTGATGAAGCACTCTTTTCAGAAGATAATGTCCATGCATCAGACAAAAACTTGTCAGTCATTAAGGATGAACAATGTGAGGGTGGCAGAGACTTTACTGTGAAAGGACAAAGAAAGGATGtcaacacaatttttttaaggCTTCGAATTGCAGATTCTAGAG GTCATGTTCGTAACATTCACTTTCCTTTCGATATTGAGGCTGACACTGCAATTAGTGTTGCTAGTGAAATGGTCACTGAGTTGGATCTTACCGATCAAGATGTTACTACAATTGCTGAGATGATTGATCAGGAAATACAGGCTCATGTTCCTGGTTGGTTGCCTGGAGAATCCTTTGAAGATGCTCCATCTGGGGACCAGGAAACTGTTCCACAAAATTTTGAGGCTGACACAGTTGAGGAGCCATGTCCATTAATGGGGGAATCTAATTGTCAACCTGGGGAGCTTGTTTTGGAGCATCTTCCTTCAGGACGTCAGTATTGGTCTGATTCTCCAAAGGGCTTGAATGGGGGTTCTCCAGTGAAGTCCACTCATTCAGATGTATCTTTTCATATGGGTCCACATCCAAAAGTTGATGATAATAATGTTGGTACTGTTGATCACTTCAAAATGGATGAAATTATGAATTCAACTATCCTAAGTCCTATTGATGAAGATTTTGATACATCAAGCACTGGAAGCAAAGAAACTGAGGACATTGCACCATCATCACAAAATGAAGCAGAGCAAGCAACATATGGAGAGCTTAAAGTTGATATTGAGCAGGAAAGTCAGTTAAAATCTTCTGAGGATCGTTTGGTTGGAAATGATGTTGATACCAATACCATAGAGCATGTTGACATATCTGTTGATGCCGGATCTGTTGGTGGCTCTTTGAAGAAGCCCATCCTTTTGCCAAGGGAAGGCGAGCCAGAAGATCTCAACCTGGCTATCCAGAAGCTTGTAAATCTATTCTCAGAGCAGCAACATGAGATTGAGATGCTGCAGAGAAAGCATCATCTTGCTATAAGAGAATTATTAAATGAAGTTCCTCCTGAACTCCACAATAGAATTTTAAATATATGTCCCTTGAAGGTTCAATATTGTCACGCAAACAATGAGATGCTTTTTGGTGCACCAAACTGCTTACCTGAATCTACAGAGGAGCAGTCAACTCAATCCAAAAATGGATGCCCCACAGAATTTCCAGGGGGTAGCAACAATAAGAACCTTGAGTCAAAACATTTGCTCGACAATCAAAATAGTCAGGAATTACGGAATGGCGCTTCTTCATCAAGGAGTGGAGAAACTCTTTTCTTGGATTGTGTTCAGAGGATGCCTTCATATGAGGATTTGGTGGGCCTTGGTGGTGGTAAATCACATGATGGTGAAGTAACATCTCAGATAGGAAAGTATGTTGGCAATGGAAATTTGAAGGCTTTATCCAATGAACATTCGGTTCGGGAAAATGTTCAGCCTAAGCTTATCAGGGGCTTGCCTGGTAGTTCCAGTGCTGTTCACATTTTCGGAAAGACTGGGAAATGGGATGCTGCATCTGAAAATCATACAGGGACACCTGTCTTCAGAGACAGGTCAAATTTGTTGAAAGGAAACACGAGAAATTCTGATATGGGTATTGCTGTAATATTAGATGAGGCTTTAGCCATTTCTAGTGCTGAGGAGGAAGCACCTGAGTTTCCACCAATATGA
- the LOC116250170 gene encoding probable serine/threonine-protein kinase WNK2 isoform X4, whose product MDTINFITEVFTSGTLRQYRKKHKHVDLRALKNWSRQILSGLTYLHSHDPPVIHRDLKCDNIFVNGNQGEVKIGDLGLAAILRQAHAAHSVIGTPEFMAPELYEEEYNELVDIYAFGMCLLELVTFEYPYNECTNAAQIYKKVTSGIKPASLNKVKDPGVKQFIEKCIADVSQRLPASELLKDPFLRSDGENESTVNPSYSKETCSSQQGEKPKLETGECTSVATAGDEALFSEDNVHASDKNLSVIKDEQCEGGRDFTVKGQRKDVNTIFLRLRIADSRGHVRNIHFPFDIEADTAISVASEMVTELDLTDQDVTTIAEMIDQEIQAHVPGWLPGESFEDAPSGDQETVPQNFEADTVEEPCPLMGESNCQPGELVLEHLPSGRQYWSDSPKGLNGGSPVKSTHSDVSFHMGPHPKVDDNNVGTVDHFKMDEIMNSTILSPIDEDFDTSSTGSKETEDIAPSSQNEAEQATYGELKVDIEQESQLKSSEDRLVGNDVDTNTIEHVDISVDAGSVGGSLKKPILLPREGEPEDLNLAIQKLVNLFSEQQHEIEMLQRKHHLAIRELLNEVPPELHNRILNICPLKVQYCHANNEMLFGAPNCLPESTEEQSTQSKNGCPTEFPGGSNNKNLESKHLLDNQNSQELRNGASSSRSGETLFLDCVQRMPSYEDLVGLGGGKSHDGEVTSQIGKYVGNGNLKALSNEHSVRENVQPKLIRGLPGSSSAVHIFGKTGKWDAASENHTGTPVFRDRSNLLKGNTRNSDMGIAVILDEALAISSAEEEAPEFPPI is encoded by the exons ATGGATACCATCAACTTCATCACTGAGGTTTTCACATCGGGCACATTGAGGCA GTATCGGAAGAAGCATAAGCATGTAGACTTGAGAGCATTGAAGAATTGGTCAAGACAAATCTTGAGTGGACTTACTTATCTTCACAGCCACGACCCACCTGTTATTCATCGGGACTTGAAGTGTGATAACATATTTGTAAATGGAAACCAAGGAGAAGTCAAAATAGGTGATCTTGGATTGGCTGCTATCCTTCGTCAGGCTCATGCTGCTCACAGTGTGATTG GAACTCCTGAATTCATGGCGCCAGAACTTTATGAAGAAGAATATAATGAGCTTGTTGACATCTATGCATTTGGAATGTGCTTGTTGGAGTTGGTTACATTTGAATACCCATATAATGAGTGTACAAATGCTGCTCAGATATACAAGAAAGTGACTTCA GGAATTAAACCTGCATCATTGAACAAGGTTAAAGATCCTGGGGTGAAACAGTTCATAGAAAAATGTATAGCAGATGTTTCACAGAGATTGCCTGCCAGTGAACTGCTAAAGGACCCGTTTCTTCGCTctgatggagaaaatgaaagCACAGTGAACCCTTCATATTCAAAGGAAACCTGTTCAAGCCAACAAGGTGAGAAACCTAAGCTAGAAACTGGAGAATGTACTTCTGTGGCTACAGCTGGTGATGAAGCACTCTTTTCAGAAGATAATGTCCATGCATCAGACAAAAACTTGTCAGTCATTAAGGATGAACAATGTGAGGGTGGCAGAGACTTTACTGTGAAAGGACAAAGAAAGGATGtcaacacaatttttttaaggCTTCGAATTGCAGATTCTAGAG GTCATGTTCGTAACATTCACTTTCCTTTCGATATTGAGGCTGACACTGCAATTAGTGTTGCTAGTGAAATGGTCACTGAGTTGGATCTTACCGATCAAGATGTTACTACAATTGCTGAGATGATTGATCAGGAAATACAGGCTCATGTTCCTGGTTGGTTGCCTGGAGAATCCTTTGAAGATGCTCCATCTGGGGACCAGGAAACTGTTCCACAAAATTTTGAGGCTGACACAGTTGAGGAGCCATGTCCATTAATGGGGGAATCTAATTGTCAACCTGGGGAGCTTGTTTTGGAGCATCTTCCTTCAGGACGTCAGTATTGGTCTGATTCTCCAAAGGGCTTGAATGGGGGTTCTCCAGTGAAGTCCACTCATTCAGATGTATCTTTTCATATGGGTCCACATCCAAAAGTTGATGATAATAATGTTGGTACTGTTGATCACTTCAAAATGGATGAAATTATGAATTCAACTATCCTAAGTCCTATTGATGAAGATTTTGATACATCAAGCACTGGAAGCAAAGAAACTGAGGACATTGCACCATCATCACAAAATGAAGCAGAGCAAGCAACATATGGAGAGCTTAAAGTTGATATTGAGCAGGAAAGTCAGTTAAAATCTTCTGAGGATCGTTTGGTTGGAAATGATGTTGATACCAATACCATAGAGCATGTTGACATATCTGTTGATGCCGGATCTGTTGGTGGCTCTTTGAAGAAGCCCATCCTTTTGCCAAGGGAAGGCGAGCCAGAAGATCTCAACCTGGCTATCCAGAAGCTTGTAAATCTATTCTCAGAGCAGCAACATGAGATTGAGATGCTGCAGAGAAAGCATCATCTTGCTATAAGAGAATTATTAAATGAAGTTCCTCCTGAACTCCACAATAGAATTTTAAATATATGTCCCTTGAAGGTTCAATATTGTCACGCAAACAATGAGATGCTTTTTGGTGCACCAAACTGCTTACCTGAATCTACAGAGGAGCAGTCAACTCAATCCAAAAATGGATGCCCCACAGAATTTCCAGGGGGTAGCAACAATAAGAACCTTGAGTCAAAACATTTGCTCGACAATCAAAATAGTCAGGAATTACGGAATGGCGCTTCTTCATCAAGGAGTGGAGAAACTCTTTTCTTGGATTGTGTTCAGAGGATGCCTTCATATGAGGATTTGGTGGGCCTTGGTGGTGGTAAATCACATGATGGTGAAGTAACATCTCAGATAGGAAAGTATGTTGGCAATGGAAATTTGAAGGCTTTATCCAATGAACATTCGGTTCGGGAAAATGTTCAGCCTAAGCTTATCAGGGGCTTGCCTGGTAGTTCCAGTGCTGTTCACATTTTCGGAAAGACTGGGAAATGGGATGCTGCATCTGAAAATCATACAGGGACACCTGTCTTCAGAGACAGGTCAAATTTGTTGAAAGGAAACACGAGAAATTCTGATATGGGTATTGCTGTAATATTAGATGAGGCTTTAGCCATTTCTAGTGCTGAGGAGGAAGCACCTGAGTTTCCACCAATATGA